The genomic window GACGGGCTTCGTCGTCGAAGTCGAACCCCACCGCATCACGGAACTCGACGAGGACGTCGAGGACGCCCTGACGCGCGTTCTCAGCGCCGGTTTCGGCGACGCGAACCGCAACCGCGGGATGGACGCCGGCGTCTCGATCGACGTCGTCGACGAGACGAGCGCCGGCGCGCTCGAGGACGCCGACGACGACTGACGCTCGACGCGGCCGTGCGGCCGTTTTTTCGGTTCCGATTACGACGCCTGCCGTTCGCCGTTCCCAGACTACGGTCGCCGTTCCGAGACTACAGCCACTGCTTCGGACTCCGAACGCGAACCGGTGCGACGGTCGGACGCGGCTCGGTGCGATCGGCCCCTAGACGCCCTGACTCATCAGGTGACTCCGCAGCACGTCGCCCTCCTTGTTCCCGGCGGTCGTGTTGACGATGACGACCGTCTCGTCGCCGTCGAACTCGCCGCGCTCGGCCAGCTCCCACGCCCCGCTCGCCGCCGCGGCCGGGCTCGGCGCCAGCTCGAGCCCTTCGTGCGTGGCGACCCGAACGCCGGACTCGAGGATGTCCGGATCCTCGGTCGCGACCGCCCCGCCGTCGGTCTCGCGGACGGCCTCGAGGACGCGCGAACTCGCCGGCGGATCGGCGATCTCGATCTCGCCGCAGATCGTGTCCGGTCGTTCGACGGGTTCGTGTTCGTCGCGATCGCTCTCGAGGGCGTCGACGATCGGCGCACAGCCCGCGGCCTGCGCGGCGTACAGCGGCGGGAGCTCGTCGATGAGTCCGAGTTCGCGGAGCTCCGTCGCTCCCTTGTACGCCCCCACCAGTCCGACGCCGACACCGGTCGGGTAACAGATCGCGTCGGGGACCTCCCACTCGAGGCCCTCGAGGATCTCGAAGAGCGTCGTCTTCGCCCCCTCGTGGCGGTACGGCGTCTCGAAGGGCTGCAGCGAGTACCAGTCGTCGTGCTCGCCCATCCCCTCCTCGTAGGCACCGACCGCGTCGTCGAACCGACCGCCGACGACGTTCATGTCGCCGCCGTGGACGTTGATCATCGCCTTGTTCGTGAAACTCGAGCGCGAGGGGACGTAGACGTGGGACTCGAGGTCGGCTCGGCCGGCGTAGGCCGCGGCCGCCTGGCCGCCGTTGCCCGTCGACGCGAGGGCGACGTCTGTCGCCCCGTGCCGGGCGGCGGCCGTCGCGGCGACCGATGCCCCGCGGTCGGTGGTCGACCCCGTCGGATTCCGGCCGTCGTCCTTGATCAGGACGCGTTCGACGCCGAGTTCGTCGGCCAGGTCGGGACAGTCGACCAGCGGCGTCGCCCCTTCGTTGGTCGTCACCGCCGACTCGCGGGGGAACGGGAGCAGTTCCTCGTAGCGCCACTGCGAGTCGAACGGTCGGTCCGCGAGGGTCTCCCGGTCGAGGTCGATCGCGTCGTACTCGTAGCTCGGATCGAGAAAGCCGTCGCAGTCGGGACAGCGGTGCGAGACGGCTTCGGCGTCGTAGGTAGCCCCGCAGTCGACACACTCGAGTCCGGCGAAGGCGTCCGTCGTCTCCATACGCGAGTGTTCGCGGGGT from Haloterrigena sp. KLK7 includes these protein-coding regions:
- a CDS encoding threonine synthase, translating into METTDAFAGLECVDCGATYDAEAVSHRCPDCDGFLDPSYEYDAIDLDRETLADRPFDSQWRYEELLPFPRESAVTTNEGATPLVDCPDLADELGVERVLIKDDGRNPTGSTTDRGASVAATAAARHGATDVALASTGNGGQAAAAYAGRADLESHVYVPSRSSFTNKAMINVHGGDMNVVGGRFDDAVGAYEEGMGEHDDWYSLQPFETPYRHEGAKTTLFEILEGLEWEVPDAICYPTGVGVGLVGAYKGATELRELGLIDELPPLYAAQAAGCAPIVDALESDRDEHEPVERPDTICGEIEIADPPASSRVLEAVRETDGGAVATEDPDILESGVRVATHEGLELAPSPAAAASGAWELAERGEFDGDETVVIVNTTAGNKEGDVLRSHLMSQGV